Within the Fischerella sp. PCC 9605 genome, the region CTCTGGTAAATGTACCAAAAGCATCAGTATTAAAATTTTCTGGTACTATAACTTTAATTCCTAAGTTTTCTTCCAAAATTGGGGCAATTACCCTCTCTTTTTGATGCATTGTTGCTAGCACTGCAACTCGATTGGTAAATAACGAATTTTGTTGCATTCTTTACCTCTTTTGATATTGCTGCTAAATCAACGGCGCAATTCTTCTTGTATGACCAATTTATATCACCCGTAGTACAGCATCCCTGTAACTACAGACAACGGACAACATAATTACTCGCCATAAGAGACGGGGTGTACCCAAAGATTTATCGTTCATACTTATGCCTGAGATGTCAAAGATATTTTGTTTACATTTCTTAATTTATGTCATCTCAGGCATAATTACTTAAGCTTGCTGTTGGGGAACCTGTGTTATTTCTGCAAGTTGCTTCTCTTTATCCAGTCTGCGCTTTCTGGCGTAAAGCTGAATAGTCACCGCCATCAAAATAACTAAGCCAAAAATTACCCAAACGGTCAGGTCTGTAGGTAGGCTATTCTTAAACACTGCCAGCATGACAATTACCACTAGCAAAACGGTGGGTGCTTCATTCATAGCACGCATCTGTTTGCTACTCCATTTGCACGTGCCTTTTTCTAGCTGCTTCATTAAACGAGCGCAATAATGATGATATACAAGTAAAAGCGCCACAAATCCGAGTTTGAAGTGCAACCAAGTTTGTTTTAAAAATTCTGGTTGCGTTACCAGCAACCCAATCGCACACCCCACCGTCACTAGCATCCCGGGAGTGGTGATGATGTTATAGAGGCGCTTTTCCATGATTTGATATTGATTTTTTAAGATTGTCTTCGCTGGTTCTGGTTCTTGTTCAGCTTCGATGTGATAGATGAAAAGACGTACCAGGTAAAACAACCCAGCAAACCAAACGACAACACCGATGATATGAAATGCTTTAAACCAGGAATAAGCCATGAATTGTAACCTGCGTTTCTACTCTCAAATATCCAGGTTACGGCAAAATCTTGTATGGCAATTGCTGGGAATGGCGTTGAGTGATAAAGAAGTGTGAAGTTTTTCAAGTAGGAGGATTATTTTTGTTTCTAATCTGCTCAGCATATTCCTGTAACCTTTGAAAATAATCGAGGTTCATAATCTCGGCAACCTCATTTTCTTTTTTCACTTGGTCAATTTGAATTTTCAATTCTAATACTTGTTGTTTGAGCTTCTGTTCTCGTTTGTGAAACTTGCGATACATATGAATAGCTGCTGCGGCTTGATTAGCCAAAGCGCTCAAAAACTCTAAATCTTCGTCGGTATAGCTGACAGAAGGTGATAAATTATCGACGTATAACACTCCGATAACTTCCGTATAGTTTTTAAGAGGTACGCACATGCAATTCTGAATTGCTTCTCGGACAATCGAGAAAGAATCATTAAATCGCTGATCGCGCTTGGCATCCTCAGTGATAATTGCATCCCCGCTTTGATAAGCGAGATTGACGATTTTGCGACTGTAAAGCTGTCGATCGCCAGTAAGATTCTCTCGTAACTTGGTGGCTTTTGGTTCGAGTTGTTGAGACTCTTCATCGACCAAGAGAATCACCGCGTGATCGATTCTCATAATTTGAAAGAGTAGATCGAGGATCTTGTGGAGAAGTTGGTCGGGTTCGTCAGGCGAACAGAGTTGTTTGCTGACTTCTAAGAGAATTTTGAGTTTGTTGACTGTTTGTTGTTCGCTATTGCGAGACTTAAATTTGAGAATTGAGTCGTCGCTAGGCTTCTGGGCCACCAAATTCTCAAGTTTAGCTTCGCTTTGGGGCAGAGGAATTTGTTTTAAATTCTCGCTTAATAATTCTTGATTATCTCCGACAGGTTTCGACTTGGATTTTGCCAGGGAATGAACGAATTTTAACTGGAGTTGACCGCAAGCGATCGCATCGCCGTCACGGAGTTGACAGGAATCAACTTTGACTTGATTGACATAAATATGGTTGCGACTGCGACAATCTTTAATCGTCACTCCATTGGGGCTGACATGAATCTGCGCGTGGTAAC harbors:
- the hemJ gene encoding protoporphyrinogen oxidase HemJ yields the protein MAYSWFKAFHIIGVVVWFAGLFYLVRLFIYHIEAEQEPEPAKTILKNQYQIMEKRLYNIITTPGMLVTVGCAIGLLVTQPEFLKQTWLHFKLGFVALLLVYHHYCARLMKQLEKGTCKWSSKQMRAMNEAPTVLLVVIVMLAVFKNSLPTDLTVWVIFGLVILMAVTIQLYARKRRLDKEKQLAEITQVPQQQA
- a CDS encoding GAF domain-containing protein; this translates as MPYLIYAPETPNERVYELKLGVNTLGRQIDNTIVLLEETVSRYHAQIHVSPNGVTIKDCRSRNHIYVNQVKVDSCQLRDGDAIACGQLQLKFVHSLAKSKSKPVGDNQELLSENLKQIPLPQSEAKLENLVAQKPSDDSILKFKSRNSEQQTVNKLKILLEVSKQLCSPDEPDQLLHKILDLLFQIMRIDHAVILLVDEESQQLEPKATKLRENLTGDRQLYSRKIVNLAYQSGDAIITEDAKRDQRFNDSFSIVREAIQNCMCVPLKNYTEVIGVLYVDNLSPSVSYTDEDLEFLSALANQAAAAIHMYRKFHKREQKLKQQVLELKIQIDQVKKENEVAEIMNLDYFQRLQEYAEQIRNKNNPPT